In Synergistota bacterium, the sequence TTGTTTGGACCTAATGGTAGCGGTAAGACTACTCTCCTGCTGACCATAATGGGTTTTCCTCAATGTAGGATTATAAAGGGGGAGATAGTTTTCAACGGTAAGCTTATAAACGACCTACCTATGTGGGAGAGAGCAAGGCTTGGCATGGGTATCGCATTTCAGTCTCCTCCTGCCGTTAAGGGTGTGAAGTTAAAGGAGCTTGTTAAGCTTTTATCCGCCGGGGATGGTTTTTCTGAGGAGCTTTTTTCCTTTTTAAAACTTGAAGATCACGCCTCGCGAGAGATAAATCGGGGTTTTTCGGGAGGCGAGAGAAAGAGATCAGAGCTCTTGCAGCTTTTTGCGCAGAATCCAAGGTTTATTATGTTTGATGAGCCGGAATCAGGCGTTGACCTTGAGAGCATAGCTCTCGTGGGAGAAGCTATAAATAGGCTTCTTGAGAGAGGCCCTTATGTTAAAAAGACTCCAAAGGGTTATTCTAAAAGCGCTCTTATAGTTTCCCATACAGGCTACCTCTTGGACTATGTTAGCGTAGATGCGGCTCATGTTCTTCTCGACGGGAGACTGATATGTAATAAAAATCCGAGGGATATTCTTCTGACCATCAAAAAGCAGGGGTATAAGGGGTGTGAGGTATGCAAGGAAATGTCATGAATGATGAAGAGCTAAAGCGTTTAGGTTTTGATCTTAAGGCGGAGGATAAGGCGGGAAGCTTTGCTTTAAGCGATGATCTTACCTTAGTTTCCTTTGCTAAGGAGAGTGGGCTTGAAGTCATGCCGATATCTGATGCGCTGAAGCTGATTCCGGAGGTTGAGGAGAAGTACTGGTGGAAGCTATTTTCCCCGGATGAGGATGAGATAACGAGAAAGGTTTACAATTCCACATTGCGAGGGCTATTTGCAAGGGTTAAGAAGGGGGAAAGAATAGTGCTCCCCATGCAAGCATGCTACCTTTTAAGAAGTGAGGCGTTTTCTCAAGTTGTTCATAACGTTATAGTAGCTGAGGAGGGTGCTGAGGTACATCTCATAACTGGATGTTTAACATCCTCGCATGTTTCATCAGGCTATCATTATGCGGTTACCGAAATATTTGTGGAGAGGGGAGCTTTTCTTACCTACAGTATGTTTCACTCTTGGGCACCGGATGTAGAGGTTTACCCCAAAAGTGCTGCCCTTGTAGAGGAAGGGGGAGGTTTTGTTTCTAACTATGTTTGTTTAAAGGAGGTAAAGTATCTTAAAAGCTATCCCAAGATGATAGTCAAGGATAACGGCGTTGCAAGAAGCTATTCTGTGGTATATGCGCCATCTAATTCGTTTGTGGACATAGGCTCAAAGCTCATTCTTGAAGGGGAAGACTCGAAGGGAGAGTCCATATCTCGTTCTGTAAGTAGCGGAGGTAAGATTATAGCACGGGCCAGCGTTGAGGGTAAGGGTTCAAATTGCAGAGGACATGTTGAATGTCACGGAGTTATCTTAAAGGAGAGTGGGATTATAAGCGCAGTGCCAGAACTCACAGCTTTTAG encodes:
- a CDS encoding SufD family Fe-S cluster assembly protein — encoded protein: MQGNVMNDEELKRLGFDLKAEDKAGSFALSDDLTLVSFAKESGLEVMPISDALKLIPEVEEKYWWKLFSPDEDEITRKVYNSTLRGLFARVKKGERIVLPMQACYLLRSEAFSQVVHNVIVAEEGAEVHLITGCLTSSHVSSGYHYAVTEIFVERGAFLTYSMFHSWAPDVEVYPKSAALVEEGGGFVSNYVCLKEVKYLKSYPKMIVKDNGVARSYSVVYAPSNSFVDIGSKLILEGEDSKGESISRSVSSGGKIIARASVEGKGSNCRGHVECHGVILKESGIISAVPELTAFRDDVDLSHEAAVGRLSEEELLYLQARGLSEDEAKSLIVRGFMKVEIEGLPEELRREMNRIIDLTFEGGKEL
- a CDS encoding ABC transporter ATP-binding protein, with translation MINVLKIKDLWVEVGGRVLLRGINLDIGDGEVHILFGPNGSGKTTLLLTIMGFPQCRIIKGEIVFNGKLINDLPMWERARLGMGIAFQSPPAVKGVKLKELVKLLSAGDGFSEELFSFLKLEDHASREINRGFSGGERKRSELLQLFAQNPRFIMFDEPESGVDLESIALVGEAINRLLERGPYVKKTPKGYSKSALIVSHTGYLLDYVSVDAAHVLLDGRLICNKNPRDILLTIKKQGYKGCEVCKEMS